One genomic segment of Erysipelotrichaceae bacterium 66202529 includes these proteins:
- a CDS encoding putative N-acetylmannosamine-6-phosphate 2-epimerase — MENNKKELIEKLKGGLIVSCQTQPKDVIHEDGRTVVTMAKAAQWGGAVGIRANGPDQIKDIHAAVDLPIIGLHKIMYEGMEDVIMTPTLAHARALWDAGARIIALDATDQLTPWGEPRCNLIPVLKKELPDAVIFADVDTFENAKHAVELGADIVAPTMSGYTKASAHITEPPAYREIARMCRELHVPVIMEGHVYTPESAMKCLYLGCHAVVVGSAITRPHFIVKRFTDLMNKFLEDSNWREDEKAWTGVITKVE, encoded by the coding sequence ATGGAAAATAACAAAAAAGAGCTTATCGAAAAATTAAAGGGCGGACTTATCGTTTCCTGTCAGACACAGCCAAAGGATGTAATTCATGAGGATGGACGCACGGTAGTGACGATGGCAAAGGCTGCACAATGGGGAGGCGCTGTGGGAATCCGCGCTAATGGCCCTGATCAGATTAAGGATATCCATGCGGCAGTTGATCTTCCTATCATTGGGCTACATAAAATAATGTATGAAGGCATGGAGGATGTCATCATGACCCCTACTCTTGCGCATGCCAGGGCTTTATGGGATGCAGGTGCCAGGATTATCGCGCTTGATGCAACTGATCAGCTGACACCGTGGGGAGAGCCGAGATGCAATCTGATACCGGTATTGAAAAAAGAGCTTCCCGATGCTGTAATCTTCGCTGATGTTGATACCTTTGAAAATGCAAAGCATGCAGTGGAACTGGGAGCGGATATCGTTGCGCCGACAATGTCCGGATATACAAAGGCGTCTGCACATATTACGGAACCGCCTGCATATCGTGAAATTGCCAGAATGTGCCGGGAATTACACGTTCCTGTGATTATGGAAGGACATGTTTATACACCGGAATCCGCAATGAAATGTTTATATCTGGGATGTCATGCAGTCGTTGTCGGCAGTGCGATAACAAGACCGCACTTTATCGTAAAACGCTTTACAGATCTGATGAACAAATTCCTGGAAGACAGTAACTGGCGGGAGGATGAAAAAGCATGGACAGGGGTTATTACAAAGGTTGAATGA
- a CDS encoding PTS mannose transporter subunit IID, translating to MTKKTSILYLEPDDKKMIHSIAWRTMVGSSTYQYEKMQALTFLYGMIPAIKRYYPDKNDRIQAYKRHWELWNTTPQVAGLVTGLAASMERQASLDPDYDASSINAVKVALMGPLAGIGDSIFWGSLKIIATGIGVSFAAQGSILGPILFFLVYNIPASLVRHLFPVLGFKLGVGFLEKASKNGLMPFITQCCNIIGLMMVGAMTCTMVTLKIPYVYEADGAKIIVQELLDSILPNVLPVALTLLCFQLLKKKNIQPVVLIVGLIIICIILHYFGIL from the coding sequence ATGACTAAAAAAACTTCGATTCTTTATCTGGAGCCTGATGATAAGAAAATGATCCACTCCATTGCCTGGCGTACCATGGTGGGCAGTTCCACCTATCAATATGAGAAAATGCAGGCACTGACCTTCCTGTATGGTATGATTCCGGCAATCAAACGGTATTATCCTGATAAAAATGATCGTATACAGGCATATAAGCGGCATTGGGAATTGTGGAATACCACACCGCAGGTTGCAGGTCTGGTAACCGGTCTGGCTGCTTCCATGGAACGGCAGGCATCACTTGATCCAGATTACGATGCATCCAGCATCAATGCGGTGAAGGTTGCTTTGATGGGACCGCTGGCAGGTATTGGAGATTCCATATTCTGGGGTTCCCTGAAAATTATCGCTACGGGCATCGGCGTTTCGTTTGCCGCACAGGGAAGTATATTAGGCCCGATTCTGTTCTTCCTCGTCTATAACATTCCAGCAAGCCTGGTTCGTCACCTGTTTCCGGTACTTGGATTTAAACTGGGAGTAGGCTTTCTGGAAAAAGCAAGTAAAAACGGTCTGATGCCGTTTATTACACAATGCTGTAATATTATTGGTCTTATGATGGTGGGAGCGATGACCTGCACAATGGTTACCCTGAAAATACCGTATGTATATGAGGCGGATGGGGCTAAAATTATCGTCCAGGAGCTTTTGGACAGCATTTTACCCAATGTACTCCCTGTTGCCTTGACGCTATTATGCTTCCAGCTATTAAAGAAAAAGAATATTCAGCCGGTCGTACTGATTGTTGGACTTATTATCATTTGTATTATACTGCACTATTTTGGAATTTTATAA
- a CDS encoding PTS sugar transporter subunit IIC produces the protein MLTEALLVALTVTVLYFINLWFGYIFTDKPIIIGTFVGLVLGDLQTGIICGGAYELIFLGAVNIGGAVPSDPTTGTAVATAFTILSGMTTETAMALAIPVGLLIAQVQMLLNTVPSFLNPVVDRMIESDNDKGIAWMTFLTAFIKTIPMGIFCFFAIYFGSGFITDMVNSLPEFVTGGLSVASGMLAAVGFGMLLRIIWSKALAVYFFVGFVLATYMNVPIIGIAIIGLIYCIIRYFDTFKKESLIQAEGDEFSEEEMFND, from the coding sequence ATGTTAACAGAAGCACTGCTAGTAGCACTGACAGTCACAGTTTTATACTTTATCAATTTATGGTTCGGGTATATCTTTACAGATAAGCCAATAATTATCGGAACCTTTGTCGGGCTTGTTCTTGGGGATCTGCAGACGGGTATTATTTGCGGAGGCGCATATGAACTGATATTCCTTGGTGCTGTTAATATCGGAGGGGCAGTTCCAAGTGATCCGACGACCGGCACTGCGGTGGCAACGGCATTTACGATTTTATCAGGAATGACCACAGAAACTGCAATGGCACTCGCAATTCCTGTAGGATTGCTGATTGCACAGGTTCAGATGCTGTTAAACACAGTTCCAAGCTTCTTAAATCCTGTAGTGGATCGCATGATTGAAAGTGATAACGATAAGGGCATTGCATGGATGACGTTTTTAACGGCATTTATCAAAACGATTCCTATGGGAATATTCTGTTTCTTTGCGATTTATTTCGGCTCTGGTTTCATTACGGATATGGTGAATTCTCTGCCAGAGTTTGTAACCGGTGGGTTAAGTGTTGCGTCCGGTATGCTTGCTGCTGTAGGCTTTGGCATGCTGCTTCGCATTATCTGGAGCAAAGCTCTTGCCGTATATTTCTTTGTAGGCTTTGTGCTGGCTACGTATATGAATGTTCCGATTATCGGGATTGCTATTATCGGATTGATTTATTGCATTATCCGTTATTTTGATACCTTTAAAAAGGAAAGCCTGATACAGGCTGAAGGCGATGAATTCAGTGAGGAGGAAATGTTCAATGACTAA
- a CDS encoding pyruvate formate-lyase yields MVDEGLSGKNNVEILPKLPCEKTVEEQLEVMELYTKTHEQTRNKPKAAREIDCLKVLFPRMFRSIQEDDIFAGRYDVLPIGFGSVTSLGGVGHYCVFGKLNEFREQLETEEDRKRVDRLIAYWSKHDLKAMHAAKYNDHDVNRVFSDSAVYAPVNTSARLSGMMLDYNKLVDKGICGLRAEIESRSIDDPHNDFYQASLEALDLFEACCDYLAEQAKQDMVFASSKRKEDLETIVQSLQVIRKDPPQTFHQALQLVWLYAIMAGIINYGRLDDVTGSFLKRDLDNGTLTYEQAKRYVKCLWTMIENKRTTVNGRVIVGGRGRRNPKAADLFVKIALEVCHECRYVEPQFTLRLYEGTSSEIFDKAMECLADGATYPTLYNDAVHVPGLMHCMRVNEKEAEQYAPFGCGEMNLVGKTTGTPNATINLLKTMNIFMNHGVDPYDNVYKADGVSFKKLEDIHSFEEFFTEYCRLLDHYLDLCAYTQKKSYESMNEQVAFLYDSILMDNCLANGKALLDGGVVYLGGCCETFGNTNTADALTAIKKLVFEEQKYSLTEIQKALLADFNGYERLRKELLNCPKYGNDDTYADTIYLKLYDHVSRYTRAAGIRNGLHHYGIVIINNQGNTEWGLKTSASADGRRNTVFLNPSNNPQGGADKHGPTAVLKSISKLDSRFHLGSVQNIKFQTSFFKENMDKIKLLFKTYFKLGGCQLMVTVIDSHALEDAMVHPEKYPDLIVRVSGFSAVFVNLDREVQKELLSRTMHEGF; encoded by the coding sequence ATGGTTGATGAAGGGTTGTCCGGAAAAAACAATGTAGAAATTCTTCCGAAGCTGCCATGTGAAAAAACAGTTGAGGAACAGCTGGAAGTCATGGAGCTATATACAAAAACACATGAACAGACAAGAAACAAGCCAAAGGCAGCCAGAGAAATTGACTGCCTGAAGGTACTATTTCCGAGAATGTTTCGCAGTATACAGGAGGATGACATATTTGCAGGAAGATATGATGTCTTACCGATCGGTTTTGGAAGTGTTACCTCTCTGGGAGGTGTCGGACATTATTGTGTATTTGGAAAATTAAATGAATTTCGTGAGCAATTAGAAACAGAAGAGGACCGTAAGCGTGTTGATCGGCTGATTGCATATTGGTCAAAGCACGATTTAAAGGCGATGCATGCCGCAAAATATAACGATCATGATGTAAACCGGGTATTTTCTGATTCTGCCGTTTACGCACCGGTTAATACATCCGCAAGATTAAGCGGGATGATGCTGGATTATAATAAGCTTGTAGATAAAGGTATTTGTGGACTTCGTGCTGAAATAGAATCCAGAAGTATAGATGATCCGCATAATGATTTTTATCAGGCTTCACTGGAGGCCCTGGATTTATTTGAAGCGTGCTGTGATTATCTGGCAGAGCAGGCAAAACAGGATATGGTTTTTGCATCTTCAAAGCGAAAAGAGGATTTGGAAACCATTGTACAAAGCCTGCAGGTGATACGCAAAGACCCGCCGCAAACCTTTCATCAGGCATTGCAGCTGGTCTGGCTGTATGCAATCATGGCAGGAATTATCAATTATGGCAGGCTGGATGATGTTACCGGAAGCTTTTTGAAGCGTGATCTGGATAACGGGACACTGACGTATGAACAGGCCAAGCGCTATGTCAAATGCTTGTGGACGATGATTGAGAATAAACGGACGACGGTAAATGGACGTGTCATCGTAGGAGGCCGCGGCAGAAGAAATCCCAAAGCCGCAGATTTGTTTGTAAAAATAGCCTTGGAGGTCTGTCATGAATGCCGGTATGTGGAACCGCAATTCACGCTGCGATTATACGAGGGGACATCATCTGAAATATTTGATAAAGCGATGGAATGTCTTGCCGATGGTGCTACGTATCCTACCTTATATAATGATGCTGTTCACGTACCGGGATTGATGCATTGTATGAGAGTCAATGAAAAAGAAGCTGAGCAGTACGCACCGTTTGGCTGTGGGGAAATGAATCTTGTAGGTAAGACAACAGGTACTCCAAATGCCACAATCAATCTGTTAAAAACGATGAATATTTTCATGAATCACGGGGTAGATCCCTATGATAATGTATATAAGGCAGATGGTGTGAGCTTCAAAAAATTAGAGGATATACATAGCTTTGAGGAGTTCTTCACGGAATACTGCAGATTGCTGGATCATTATCTGGATCTATGCGCATATACACAGAAAAAGTCATATGAAAGTATGAATGAACAGGTTGCCTTTCTATATGACAGCATTCTGATGGATAACTGTCTGGCAAATGGAAAAGCCCTTTTGGATGGCGGTGTCGTATACCTGGGCGGCTGCTGTGAAACCTTTGGCAATACCAATACAGCTGATGCACTTACCGCAATAAAAAAGCTGGTATTTGAAGAACAGAAATATTCCCTAACAGAAATCCAAAAAGCTCTGCTGGCTGATTTTAACGGCTATGAGCGATTAAGGAAGGAGCTTTTGAATTGTCCGAAATACGGAAATGATGATACATATGCGGATACGATATATCTGAAGCTATACGATCATGTCTCACGCTATACAAGAGCAGCAGGTATTCGCAACGGTCTTCACCATTATGGAATTGTTATCATCAATAATCAGGGAAATACGGAATGGGGATTAAAAACCAGTGCATCGGCAGATGGCAGAAGGAATACGGTATTCCTGAATCCGAGCAACAATCCACAGGGAGGCGCTGATAAGCATGGTCCTACCGCAGTATTGAAGTCTATTTCAAAGCTGGATTCCCGCTTCCATTTGGGATCTGTACAGAATATTAAATTTCAGACCAGTTTCTTTAAGGAGAATATGGATAAAATCAAATTGTTATTTAAAACATATTTTAAGCTCGGTGGCTGTCAGCTCATGGTTACTGTGATTGATTCCCATGCTTTGGAGGATGCGATGGTCCATCCGGAAAAATATCCCGATCTGATAGTCCGTGTCAGCGGGTTCAGCGCTGTGTTTGTTAATCTTGACCGTGAAGTGCAAAAGGAGCTACTCAGCCGCACGATGCATGAGGGATTCTGA
- a CDS encoding PTS mannose/fructose/sorbose transporter subunit IIB yields the protein MVELLRIDDRLLHGQVAFSWVNRYAPDAILIANDEVMHNEIQKMAIKMAKPAGMKMAIKTLQDGIDLINNEHVKQMKLFVVVKTSQDALTLIQGVKEHIRLLNIGGISNRKKGGKNVAKGIYLSEEDIENIKKIQKLIDEVDIRVVPTDPKKDIQHVL from the coding sequence ATGGTAGAACTGCTGCGTATCGACGACAGATTACTGCATGGACAGGTGGCATTTTCATGGGTGAACCGGTATGCGCCGGATGCTATTCTGATTGCGAATGATGAAGTTATGCACAATGAAATACAGAAAATGGCAATTAAGATGGCGAAGCCGGCCGGTATGAAAATGGCGATAAAAACGCTGCAGGACGGTATTGATCTGATCAACAATGAGCACGTAAAACAAATGAAGCTGTTTGTTGTTGTCAAGACCTCACAAGATGCTCTTACTTTGATTCAGGGAGTGAAGGAGCATATCCGGCTATTGAATATCGGAGGAATCTCAAATCGTAAAAAGGGAGGGAAAAATGTAGCTAAGGGAATTTATTTAAGTGAAGAGGATATCGAAAATATAAAGAAAATACAAAAGCTGATTGACGAGGTGGATATCCGCGTCGTACCTACGGATCCTAAAAAGGATATTCAGCATGTATTGTAA